The proteins below are encoded in one region of Micromonospora yangpuensis:
- a CDS encoding LytR/AlgR family response regulator transcription factor: protein MSGFLRVLAVDDEPPALDELAYHLRADPRVARLHTAADATEALRVLRDDDVDVVFLDIRMPGLDGMELARVLRRFARPPAIVFVTAYDDGAADAFDVGATDYVRKPVRAERLTEALRRVIGSRVVPSHPAALARAEEDPTIPVELAGSTRMLPRSAVRWVEAQGDYARLHTADGSHLVRVSLATLAERWADAGFVRIHRSYLVQLRLITELRLVNSGYVVVIDDTELPVSRRHTRELKDRLVRAAKQDWGR from the coding sequence GCCGCCGGCGCTTGACGAGTTGGCGTACCACCTGCGGGCCGACCCCCGGGTGGCCCGGCTGCACACCGCCGCCGACGCCACCGAGGCGCTACGGGTGCTGCGCGACGACGACGTGGACGTGGTCTTCCTGGACATCCGGATGCCCGGCCTGGACGGCATGGAGCTGGCCCGGGTGCTGCGGCGGTTCGCCCGACCACCGGCGATCGTCTTCGTCACCGCGTACGACGACGGCGCGGCCGACGCCTTCGACGTGGGTGCCACCGACTACGTCCGCAAGCCGGTCCGTGCCGAACGGCTCACCGAGGCGCTGCGCCGGGTGATCGGCTCCCGGGTGGTGCCCAGCCACCCGGCGGCCCTGGCCCGCGCCGAGGAGGATCCGACGATCCCGGTCGAGCTGGCCGGCAGCACCCGGATGCTGCCCCGCTCGGCGGTGCGCTGGGTGGAGGCGCAGGGCGACTACGCCCGGCTGCACACCGCCGACGGTTCGCACCTGGTCCGGGTCTCCCTGGCCACGCTTGCCGAGCGCTGGGCCGATGCCGGTTTCGTCCGGATTCACCGCTCCTACCTGGTGCAGTTAAGGTTGATCACCGAGCTACGGTTGGTGAACTCCGGGTACGTCGTGGTGATCGACGACACCGAGCTGCCGGTGAGCCGGCGACACACCCGGGAGCTGAAGGACCGGCTGGTCCGCGCCGCCAAGCAGGACTGGGGTCGCTGA
- a CDS encoding sensor histidine kinase, with amino-acid sequence MGEHGWRRRLTRRLDPAAYVPGPVSAPEADPWPSICAAVSGRLLDTAQQLLPALEQAQARADDPEQLALLYAVDHGLARLRRQAENLMVLAGQPVPDAEPQVTSLADTVRAATSAVADYRRVEIGPLLDLAVTEQGADDVIRILTELLDNAVRHSPEPYPVLVSAHRTDADQVMVRITDSGPGDRALAVDEVNAMLAGRTPPTRPDRAGAAAPARPDRAAVRLGLLVVRELALAHGIDVHLTAGSAGTTATVLIPTALLCDLPAPADPATPRHLTSTRTTPPDRSVPPDRPVPSDRSVPPGRSASESGLPVRPTAPGPLAVATGPLAVTAAGLPRRPPARVRDDPGPTGPPVETDPTDRQRWPQEMADFTNAIAAHAALKVEEDR; translated from the coding sequence ATGGGTGAGCACGGCTGGCGGCGGCGGCTGACACGGCGGCTGGACCCCGCCGCGTACGTCCCCGGGCCGGTCAGCGCACCCGAGGCCGATCCGTGGCCCTCGATCTGCGCAGCGGTCTCCGGGCGGCTGCTCGACACGGCCCAGCAACTGCTGCCGGCGCTGGAGCAGGCCCAGGCCCGCGCCGACGACCCCGAGCAGCTGGCCCTGCTGTACGCGGTCGACCACGGCCTGGCCCGGCTACGCCGCCAGGCGGAGAACCTGATGGTCCTCGCCGGCCAACCGGTGCCCGACGCCGAGCCACAGGTGACCAGCCTGGCCGACACCGTCCGGGCAGCCACCTCGGCGGTCGCGGACTACCGCCGGGTGGAGATCGGTCCACTGCTCGACCTGGCCGTCACCGAGCAGGGCGCGGACGACGTGATCCGCATCCTCACCGAACTGCTCGACAACGCGGTCCGGCACTCCCCGGAGCCGTACCCGGTGCTGGTCTCGGCCCACCGCACCGACGCCGACCAGGTCATGGTCCGGATCACCGACTCCGGCCCCGGTGACCGGGCCCTGGCGGTCGACGAGGTGAACGCGATGCTCGCCGGGCGGACCCCCCCGACCCGGCCCGACCGGGCCGGCGCTGCGGCCCCGGCCCGGCCCGACCGGGCTGCCGTGCGGCTCGGCCTGCTCGTGGTACGTGAGCTCGCGCTCGCCCACGGCATCGACGTCCACCTGACGGCCGGCTCCGCCGGCACCACCGCGACCGTCCTGATCCCGACGGCGCTGCTCTGCGACCTGCCCGCGCCTGCGGACCCGGCAACCCCGCGCCACCTGACCTCGACCCGCACCACCCCGCCCGACCGGTCCGTGCCACCCGACCGACCCGTGCCATCCGACCGGTCCGTGCCGCCCGGCCGGTCCGCGTCGGAGTCCGGGCTGCCCGTGCGGCCCACCGCGCCGGGCCCGCTCGCGGTGGCCACCGGTCCGCTCGCGGTGACCGCGGCCGGCCTGCCCCGACGGCCGCCGGCGCGGGTTCGTGACGATCCCGGACCCACCGGACCGCCGGTCGAGACCGATCCGACGGACCGGCAACGCTGGCCACAGGAAATGGCCGACTTCACCAACGCCATCGCCGCCCACGCCGCCCTGAAGGTCGAGGAAGATCGATGA
- a CDS encoding roadblock/LC7 domain-containing protein produces the protein MNDFGAPPVDVPRSADDVTWLVDQFADRVPGVTHALLITSDGLLLAASQGTARNLGERLAASTSGLLSLAQDGGNVLGVGRPEALTVRYPGGHLVCMRAGDAACLMIAASPAADLGVIANEMLRLIDGVGPALTPQLRSELGVLAPEPGGLLGVLGPEPRRLRR, from the coding sequence ATGAACGATTTCGGTGCACCGCCAGTCGACGTACCCCGCAGCGCCGATGACGTGACCTGGTTGGTCGACCAGTTCGCCGACCGGGTTCCCGGGGTCACCCACGCGCTCCTGATCACCTCCGACGGGCTGCTGCTGGCCGCCTCCCAGGGCACCGCCCGCAACCTCGGGGAACGGCTCGCCGCCTCCACCTCCGGCCTGTTGAGCCTGGCCCAGGACGGCGGCAACGTCCTCGGCGTCGGCCGTCCGGAGGCCCTCACCGTCCGCTACCCCGGCGGGCACCTGGTCTGCATGCGGGCCGGCGACGCCGCCTGCCTGATGATCGCCGCCTCCCCGGCGGCTGACCTGGGGGTGATCGCCAACGAGATGCTCCGTCTCATCGACGGGGTCGGGCCGGCGTTGACCCCGCAACTGCGCTCCGAGTTGGGGGTGCTCGCCCCCGAGCCCGGCGGGCTGCTCGGCGTACTCGGGCCGGAGCCCCGGAGGCTGCGACGGTGA
- a CDS encoding DUF742 domain-containing protein yields the protein MTHPKARPYTLTGGRTRTRQPLLLHALVSATTHAPPLPLRPLAPEAHALHAHTGDAAVSVAELSAAAGLPLGVTRVLVDDLVTAGLLTVHADTYQSPYDPGLLERVRDGIRRIA from the coding sequence GTGACCCACCCGAAGGCGCGGCCGTACACGCTCACCGGTGGCCGGACCCGGACCCGGCAGCCGTTGCTGCTGCACGCCCTGGTCTCCGCGACGACGCACGCCCCGCCGCTGCCGCTCCGCCCGCTGGCACCCGAGGCACACGCCCTGCACGCGCACACCGGGGATGCCGCCGTCTCGGTCGCCGAACTCTCCGCCGCCGCCGGGCTGCCGCTGGGCGTGACCCGGGTACTCGTCGACGACCTGGTCACCGCCGGACTGTTGACCGTGCACGCCGACACCTACCAGAGCCCGTACGATCCCGGCCTGCTGGAACGGGTCCGCGACGGCATCCGCCGGATCGCCTGA